In a single window of the Prevotella melaninogenica genome:
- a CDS encoding glycoside hydrolase family 97 protein: MKKTNIALIGLLMGFASIANAQTVKSPNGNVAVTFSLTGNGVPTYEMTYKGKAVVKPSHLGLELAKNKHASKGMEETSLMDGFEKTDTKISTFDETWKPVWGETATIRNHYNELEVDLKQPSSKRNIVIRFRVYDDGMGLRYEFPQQPELNYFVIKEEHTQFAMAGDHTAWWLPGDYDTQEQETQESKLSEIRKRFHEAVNWDNSSVSVFSDTGVQTSLQMKSADGLYINIHEAACANYATMHLNLDDKTMTFESWLTPDATGLKGFMQTPCETPWRTVMVSDDARDMLANNLILNLNEPCKIEDTSWIHPTKYCGVWWEMIAGGKSWAYTDEFSSVKLGETDYASAKPNGRHSANTANVKKYIDFAAANGLDQVLVEGWNIGWEDWFGRWKDYVFDFVTPYPDFDIKTLNEYAHSKGVKLMMHHETSSSTQNYERHMENAFQLMNKYGYDAVKTGYVGDIIPRGDHHYSQSMNNHYLHVIKEATKHHIMVNGHEATRPTGLCRTWPNLVGNESARGTEYEAFGGSHPNHTVILPFTRLQGGPMDYTPGILETQLSTWCDNKSYVHTTLVGQLALYLTMYSPLQMAADLPENYQKYNDAFQFIKDVACDWDDSHYLEAEPARYVTVARKAKGTNNWFVGGKTGLAPHLSILKFDFLDKGRKYEATIYADAKDADYEKNPKAYTITKRTIKKGDVLKLQQVRGGGFAISLKAL; encoded by the coding sequence ATGAAGAAAACCAATATTGCCCTTATAGGGCTACTGATGGGGTTCGCAAGCATTGCTAATGCGCAGACAGTAAAGTCTCCGAATGGTAATGTTGCTGTGACCTTCTCATTGACAGGTAACGGAGTACCTACTTATGAGATGACTTATAAGGGTAAGGCTGTTGTTAAGCCTTCACACTTAGGTTTGGAATTGGCTAAGAACAAACATGCCAGCAAAGGCATGGAAGAAACCAGCCTTATGGATGGTTTTGAGAAGACAGATACCAAGATTTCCACTTTTGATGAGACTTGGAAACCTGTTTGGGGTGAGACTGCTACCATTCGTAACCACTACAATGAGTTGGAAGTAGACCTTAAACAACCAAGCAGTAAGCGTAACATTGTTATCCGTTTCCGTGTTTATGACGATGGAATGGGCCTTCGTTACGAGTTCCCACAGCAGCCAGAACTGAACTACTTTGTTATAAAGGAGGAGCATACACAGTTTGCTATGGCGGGCGATCACACCGCATGGTGGCTCCCTGGAGACTATGACACACAGGAGCAGGAGACACAAGAGTCAAAGCTTTCTGAAATCCGTAAGCGTTTCCATGAGGCTGTAAACTGGGATAACTCATCGGTTTCTGTATTCTCTGATACGGGCGTTCAGACCTCTTTACAGATGAAGTCTGCTGACGGTCTATATATCAATATTCATGAAGCAGCATGTGCAAACTATGCTACAATGCACCTGAATCTGGACGACAAAACAATGACCTTCGAGTCATGGCTTACTCCTGACGCTACAGGTTTGAAGGGATTCATGCAGACTCCATGCGAAACTCCTTGGCGTACGGTGATGGTGAGCGATGATGCACGTGATATGCTTGCAAACAATCTCATCCTCAATCTCAACGAACCTTGTAAGATTGAAGATACATCATGGATTCATCCAACCAAGTATTGTGGTGTATGGTGGGAGATGATTGCAGGTGGTAAGTCTTGGGCTTATACTGATGAATTTAGTTCAGTAAAGCTTGGTGAGACTGATTATGCATCTGCAAAGCCAAACGGACGTCACTCAGCTAACACCGCTAACGTTAAGAAATACATCGATTTTGCTGCTGCTAATGGTTTGGATCAGGTATTAGTTGAAGGCTGGAATATCGGTTGGGAAGACTGGTTTGGACGTTGGAAAGACTACGTATTCGACTTTGTTACTCCTTATCCAGACTTCGATATCAAGACACTTAATGAGTATGCACACTCTAAGGGAGTAAAGTTGATGATGCACCACGAGACCTCATCAAGTACACAGAACTATGAGCGTCACATGGAGAATGCTTTCCAATTGATGAATAAGTATGGTTATGACGCTGTGAAGACAGGATATGTAGGTGATATTATTCCACGTGGCGACCATCACTATTCACAGTCAATGAACAATCATTATCTGCATGTTATCAAGGAAGCAACTAAGCATCATATTATGGTGAATGGGCATGAGGCAACTCGTCCTACCGGTCTTTGCCGTACATGGCCTAACCTCGTTGGTAACGAGTCAGCACGTGGAACAGAATACGAAGCATTCGGTGGAAGTCATCCTAACCATACTGTTATCCTTCCATTTACTCGTCTTCAGGGCGGACCAATGGACTACACACCAGGTATCCTTGAGACTCAACTCTCAACATGGTGTGATAATAAGAGCTATGTACACACAACTCTCGTGGGTCAGCTTGCACTTTATTTAACGATGTATAGTCCACTTCAGATGGCTGCTGACCTTCCTGAGAACTATCAGAAGTATAACGATGCCTTCCAATTCATTAAGGATGTTGCTTGCGATTGGGACGATAGTCATTATCTTGAGGCAGAGCCAGCACGTTATGTAACTGTTGCTCGTAAGGCAAAAGGTACTAACAACTGGTTTGTTGGTGGAAAGACTGGTCTCGCACCACACCTTAGTATCCTGAAATTCGACTTCCTTGATAAGGGTCGTAAGTACGAGGCAACTATCTATGCTGATGCTAAGGACGCTGATTACGAAAAGAATCCAAAGGCTTACACCATTACTAAGCGCACTATAAAGAAGGGTGATGTTCTCAAACTTCAGCAAGTTCGTGGAGGTGGTTTTGCCATCAGTTTGAAAGCACTTTAA
- a CDS encoding DUF6377 domain-containing protein, with protein MKKIALICVILCMPLLVNAQNQIPTLDDLDNEIAMSPQYDKKYEDVISSVKKELRTAKTKEARYDLSNKLFNLYTSYSVDSAIVYAIEKQNIAKQIGDRSKVNDAKLNLAYLLIRGGQLKDASDIINSIPRKEISQELSFYYFSTRKTLYRTLAEAALTTSQRNLYKQMEKNCNDSVVDNNASPDSWSRAEQLVNRHQYEQAKKILLDAYQHLKPGDRQTAFVSISLADIYGREKNVEAQKQYLIAAAISDIRNSVKEYLALQQLAVILFEEGDTKRAYAYMDQAMNDAVFCNARQRTIAMADVWPAIEKSHERETKSRTLRLTAIIIVISLLSVVLFVMIIYTRRRVVELRAIRARLSNTNELLKESNNIKDEYITRFLTECSAYIDKLDSYRKQIYRLVTGNKRTELLNTLKSQEVIDRELESFYSSFDETFLGLFPNFVDDFNALLKPDERIIPKQSGHLSTDLRIFALIRLGVKENELICSFLRCSKATVYAYRSRVRLKSIDPDNFDEMVLKL; from the coding sequence ATGAAGAAAATAGCCCTTATCTGTGTAATATTATGTATGCCTTTACTCGTAAATGCACAGAATCAAATACCAACTCTTGACGATCTCGATAATGAGATAGCCATGTCACCCCAGTATGACAAAAAATATGAAGACGTTATTAGCAGTGTAAAGAAGGAACTTCGCACTGCTAAAACCAAGGAGGCTCGTTATGACCTATCTAATAAACTGTTTAATCTTTATACATCTTACTCTGTTGATTCTGCCATTGTCTATGCTATTGAAAAGCAGAATATAGCTAAGCAAATTGGGGATCGGAGTAAGGTAAACGATGCCAAGCTTAATCTTGCTTATCTCTTGATACGAGGTGGACAACTTAAGGATGCGAGTGATATTATTAACTCTATTCCCCGAAAGGAGATAAGTCAAGAATTGTCTTTCTATTATTTTTCTACCCGAAAGACACTTTATCGTACACTTGCTGAAGCTGCACTAACCACATCACAGAGGAATCTATACAAGCAGATGGAGAAGAACTGTAACGATTCCGTCGTTGATAATAATGCTTCTCCTGATAGTTGGTCACGTGCTGAACAGCTTGTTAATCGCCATCAGTACGAGCAAGCAAAGAAAATACTTCTTGATGCTTATCAACATTTAAAGCCTGGTGACCGCCAGACGGCATTTGTGTCTATTTCGCTTGCAGATATTTACGGTAGAGAGAAGAATGTTGAAGCTCAAAAACAATATCTTATCGCTGCTGCTATTTCCGATATTCGTAACTCTGTAAAGGAGTATCTTGCTTTACAGCAGTTGGCTGTAATCCTCTTTGAAGAAGGCGATACAAAACGGGCCTATGCCTATATGGATCAAGCCATGAACGATGCTGTGTTCTGTAATGCACGACAGCGTACTATTGCTATGGCTGACGTATGGCCTGCTATTGAGAAATCGCATGAGCGTGAAACAAAGAGTCGTACACTCAGACTTACAGCTATTATTATTGTTATCAGCTTGTTATCTGTTGTCCTATTCGTTATGATTATCTATACGCGTCGTCGTGTAGTTGAGTTGCGTGCTATCCGTGCACGTCTCTCCAACACTAACGAATTGCTGAAAGAGTCAAATAATATTAAAGACGAGTATATTACTCGCTTCCTCACTGAATGTTCTGCATATATCGATAAACTCGATAGCTATCGCAAGCAGATTTATCGCCTTGTCACTGGAAATAAGCGTACGGAACTACTCAATACGTTAAAATCACAAGAGGTGATCGACCGTGAATTGGAGTCTTTCTACTCCAGCTTCGATGAAACTTTCCTTGGTCTTTTCCCAAACTTTGTAGATGATTTCAACGCACTACTCAAACCAGATGAGAGGATTATTCCTAAACAGTCTGGTCATCTCTCTACCGATTTACGCATCTTTGCGCTTATTCGGCTTGGAGTAAAAGAGAATGAACTTATCTGCTCCTTCCTTCGTTGTTCAAAAGCAACGGTTTATGCTTATCGTTCTCGTGTTCGTTTGAAGTCGATAGACCCAGATAATTTCGATGAAATGGTGCTAAAATTATAG
- a CDS encoding nucleoside recognition domain-containing protein, with protein sequence MALNYIWIGFFVIAFVFGIISLLMGDTTIFEKMMNSTFDSSKNAFTTSIGLTGVLTLWLGIMKIGEKAGVVNVLARMLSPFFSKLFPDIPRNHPVMGSIFMNIASNMLGLDNAATPTGLKAMAQMQELNTKKDTATNPMIMFLVLNTSGLTLIPTTILGYRSMNGAAQPMDVFIPILLATTVATIAGILITAAWQRINIFQPTLFLGLVGIIGFVGLLIWGFGQMDKQMTNTVSSVASNLIVMSIIMLFIVVALLRKVNVYDAFIEGAKDGFQTAVRIIPYLVAILVAVGVFRASGAMDLLIQGIKWCVEQCGLDTRFVDALPTAFMKPLSGSGARGLMLEAMKNYGPDSFVGRLSCIFQGSTDTTFYVLAVYFGSISVRYTRHALACGLLADLAGVIAAIAICYIFF encoded by the coding sequence ATGGCACTGAACTATATTTGGATAGGATTCTTCGTAATAGCCTTCGTCTTCGGTATTATCTCTCTGTTGATGGGTGATACGACGATATTCGAGAAAATGATGAATTCTACCTTTGATTCATCTAAGAACGCCTTTACAACATCAATAGGCTTAACAGGAGTCTTGACGCTGTGGTTGGGAATTATGAAGATTGGCGAAAAGGCTGGTGTTGTCAATGTTCTTGCACGTATGCTCAGCCCTTTCTTCTCTAAACTCTTCCCTGATATCCCAAGGAATCACCCAGTTATGGGTTCTATCTTTATGAATATAGCGTCGAATATGTTAGGACTTGACAATGCTGCTACGCCTACAGGACTGAAGGCAATGGCGCAGATGCAAGAGCTGAATACGAAGAAGGACACGGCAACCAACCCGATGATAATGTTCTTAGTATTGAATACTTCGGGTCTGACGCTCATTCCTACGACCATTCTTGGCTATCGAAGCATGAACGGAGCAGCACAACCTATGGATGTGTTTATCCCAATTCTGTTGGCAACAACGGTAGCTACGATAGCTGGTATTCTCATTACGGCAGCTTGGCAACGTATCAACATCTTCCAACCGACATTGTTTTTGGGGCTTGTTGGAATTATTGGCTTTGTCGGATTGTTAATTTGGGGATTCGGACAGATGGATAAGCAGATGACGAATACGGTGTCATCTGTTGCCTCTAACTTGATTGTCATGTCGATAATCATGCTTTTCATCGTTGTGGCACTATTACGGAAAGTGAACGTTTATGACGCTTTCATCGAAGGAGCGAAGGATGGATTCCAAACAGCTGTACGCATTATTCCTTATCTGGTTGCTATCCTTGTGGCAGTAGGAGTGTTCCGTGCTTCGGGTGCAATGGACCTTTTGATACAGGGAATTAAGTGGTGTGTGGAGCAGTGCGGACTTGACACAAGATTTGTAGATGCACTCCCAACTGCCTTTATGAAGCCGCTTTCTGGTAGTGGTGCACGTGGTCTTATGTTAGAAGCAATGAAGAACTATGGTCCAGACTCCTTCGTTGGCAGATTGAGTTGTATCTTCCAAGGTTCAACAGATACTACCTTCTATGTTCTGGCTGTTTACTTCGGAAGCATCAGCGTAAGATATACACGCCACGCATTGGCCTGTGGATTGTTAGCCGATTTGGCAGGTGTAATAGCTGCAATCGCAATCTGCTATATATTCTTTTAG
- a CDS encoding oligosaccharide flippase family protein: protein MANLKSLAKDTAIYGLSSIIGRFLNYLLVPLYTAKISAASGGYGVITNIYAYTALLLVVLTYGMETTFFRYANKTDQDPKKVYSTTLSLVGLSSLLFIAMVFVFLQPICDFMGYSEHPSYVWVMAITVAIDAFQAIPFAYLRYKKRPIKFATFKLLFIALNIILNLVYYLILDGHEVGYAFYINLVCTTTITFCFWKELKDGFFSGGKLLDMPLAKKMLSYTWPILFLGIAGILNQTAGYIIFPYVYKNNDAHTQLGIFGAASKIAMIMSMITQAFRYAYEPFVFGKARDKDNKETYARAMKFFIIFTLLAFLVVMGYMDILRHIIGRDYWVGLKVVPIVMAGGIMTGVYFNLSFWYKLIDKTIWGAYFSGIGCAVIIAINVIFVPKYGYIACAWAGFLGNATAMVLSYLVGQRKYPINYPLKSIFVYLLIAGLFFAIITYTNANLPVPAALGINTLVIILFIAHVLYHDFPLQKLRSRFAKK, encoded by the coding sequence ATGGCAAATTTAAAATCACTTGCAAAAGACACTGCTATCTACGGATTGAGCAGTATCATTGGAAGGTTCTTAAACTATCTTCTTGTACCCCTCTATACAGCTAAAATTAGTGCAGCGAGCGGTGGCTATGGTGTTATCACAAACATCTATGCCTATACTGCGTTGCTGTTGGTCGTTTTGACTTATGGAATGGAGACAACTTTCTTCCGTTATGCCAATAAGACTGATCAAGATCCGAAGAAGGTTTACTCTACTACTTTGTCTTTGGTAGGCCTTTCTTCACTGCTATTCATCGCAATGGTCTTCGTCTTTCTGCAGCCTATTTGCGACTTTATGGGTTATTCGGAACATCCGTCGTATGTGTGGGTAATGGCTATCACTGTAGCAATTGATGCTTTTCAGGCTATTCCTTTTGCCTATCTCAGATACAAGAAACGCCCAATTAAGTTTGCTACTTTCAAACTGTTATTCATTGCTTTGAACATCATTTTGAATCTTGTTTACTATCTAATCCTCGACGGACATGAGGTAGGTTATGCCTTCTATATCAACCTTGTATGTACAACGACTATCACCTTCTGTTTCTGGAAAGAGCTAAAAGATGGCTTCTTCTCAGGCGGTAAGCTGCTTGATATGCCTTTGGCAAAGAAGATGTTGTCCTATACTTGGCCAATTCTTTTCCTTGGTATTGCTGGTATTCTTAATCAGACAGCAGGTTATATCATCTTCCCATACGTCTACAAGAACAACGATGCGCATACACAATTGGGTATCTTCGGTGCTGCAAGTAAGATAGCAATGATTATGTCGATGATTACACAGGCTTTCCGCTATGCCTACGAACCATTCGTCTTTGGTAAGGCACGCGACAAAGACAATAAGGAAACCTATGCAAGAGCAATGAAATTCTTTATTATCTTTACGCTTCTTGCCTTCTTGGTGGTAATGGGTTATATGGATATTCTGCGCCATATCATCGGTCGTGACTACTGGGTAGGATTAAAGGTTGTGCCAATCGTGATGGCAGGAGGTATCATGACCGGTGTTTACTTCAACCTTAGTTTCTGGTATAAACTCATTGATAAGACAATTTGGGGAGCCTACTTCTCAGGCATCGGATGTGCTGTAATCATCGCAATTAACGTGATTTTCGTACCCAAATATGGTTATATAGCCTGTGCTTGGGCAGGTTTCTTGGGTAATGCTACGGCAATGGTGCTCTCTTATCTTGTCGGTCAGCGTAAGTATCCGATTAATTATCCATTGAAGAGTATCTTCGTCTATCTTCTGATAGCTGGTCTCTTCTTTGCCATTATCACCTATACTAACGCCAATCTTCCCGTTCCTGCAGCCTTGGGAATCAATACATTGGTGATTATTCTCTTTATAGCTCACGTGCTTTATCACGACTTTCCGCTGCAAAAATTACGCAGTCGGTTTGCAAAGAAATAA
- a CDS encoding S46 family peptidase encodes MKKSTLLIAGLLALGSTTMHADEGMWTLYNLPDAVYEQMVAEGFQMPRNMLYGAPNAISNSVINFSGFCSGVVVSPNGLVFTNHHCGFGAINALSTVEHDYMKDGFYAKSYAEELPSKDLFVSFMKKQEDITPRVNKLIAGKNAEQTEAIIDSLTNHLTDSIKAIDKTLHISVDAFYEGNKYYATTYQDFQDVRLVFTVPKSMGKFGGETDNWMWPRQTSDFSVFRIYADPKTNGPAAYSKDNVPYQPANWAPVSLEGYKDKDFAMTIGYPGSTNRYLSSFGIQQRRDIENTVRVQARDIKLAIMKKYMDKNGKTRLQYENKYVTSANYWKNSIGMNKCIDSIGLIRQKAEYEAKIQRWLDEKTVKDPTVNVDLKKLEKLYKESNEPALVQAYWNESFWKVSELIQRAFDITRGAIEPQGPKDDESAQYMQFKDNSSEWNLALDKEMTAAMLKNYAEHVPAAYRPEVFNVIKTKFGNNYKKYTDWLYANSKLLVKDHKFYNDEKTLNDPGIQLGVELVMLYQQVMSNYVSKIEAIEQEEKKLCEAKVQMEMDMPHYSDANFTMRMSYGQVGGYMIGGFDSNYYTTAESIVEKMKKGKKLEDYKVEPIMMDLMSAKDFGRYADKTTGKMQLCFLTNNDITGGNSGSPMFDGKGRLIGLAFDGNWDSLSSDINFDRKLARCIGVDIRFVLYLMDKWGHADRLLKEINPQ; translated from the coding sequence ATGAAGAAATCGACTTTACTTATTGCCGGACTTCTTGCATTGGGTAGTACAACCATGCACGCCGACGAGGGTATGTGGACGCTCTACAATTTGCCAGATGCTGTCTACGAACAAATGGTAGCTGAGGGATTCCAGATGCCACGCAACATGCTTTATGGCGCACCTAACGCTATTAGTAATTCTGTTATCAACTTCTCTGGCTTCTGCTCAGGTGTTGTTGTCTCACCAAATGGTCTCGTTTTCACCAATCACCACTGTGGATTTGGTGCTATTAATGCTCTTTCTACTGTTGAACACGACTATATGAAGGATGGTTTCTATGCAAAAAGCTATGCAGAGGAACTCCCAAGTAAGGACTTGTTCGTTTCCTTCATGAAGAAGCAGGAGGATATTACTCCTCGCGTTAATAAGCTTATTGCTGGTAAGAATGCTGAACAGACAGAGGCTATCATTGATTCACTTACAAATCATTTGACTGACTCTATCAAGGCGATTGATAAGACATTGCATATCTCTGTTGATGCTTTCTATGAGGGAAATAAGTACTATGCAACTACATATCAGGACTTCCAAGATGTACGTTTGGTCTTCACCGTTCCAAAGAGTATGGGTAAGTTTGGTGGTGAAACAGACAACTGGATGTGGCCACGACAGACAAGTGACTTCTCTGTTTTCCGTATCTATGCCGATCCTAAGACCAACGGACCAGCTGCTTACTCAAAGGACAACGTTCCTTATCAGCCAGCTAACTGGGCTCCTGTAAGTCTTGAAGGCTACAAGGATAAAGACTTTGCAATGACAATTGGCTATCCTGGCTCTACTAATCGTTACTTGTCTTCATTCGGTATACAGCAGCGTCGAGACATTGAGAACACTGTTCGTGTACAAGCTCGCGATATCAAGCTTGCTATCATGAAGAAGTACATGGATAAGAATGGAAAGACTCGTCTCCAATATGAGAATAAGTACGTTACTTCTGCTAACTACTGGAAGAACTCTATTGGTATGAATAAATGTATCGATTCTATCGGTTTGATTCGTCAGAAGGCTGAATATGAGGCTAAGATACAGAGATGGTTGGACGAGAAGACCGTGAAGGATCCAACTGTAAACGTTGATCTTAAGAAGTTGGAAAAGCTTTATAAGGAGAGCAATGAGCCTGCTTTGGTTCAGGCTTATTGGAACGAGTCATTCTGGAAGGTGTCTGAATTGATTCAGAGAGCCTTTGATATTACCCGTGGTGCTATCGAACCACAGGGTCCAAAGGATGATGAATCAGCGCAGTATATGCAATTTAAGGACAATAGCAGCGAATGGAACTTAGCACTTGATAAGGAAATGACAGCTGCCATGTTGAAGAACTATGCTGAACATGTACCTGCTGCATATCGCCCAGAAGTGTTTAATGTTATCAAAACAAAGTTCGGTAACAATTATAAGAAGTACACTGACTGGCTCTATGCAAATAGTAAACTACTCGTTAAGGACCACAAGTTCTATAATGATGAGAAGACCCTCAACGACCCAGGTATACAGCTTGGAGTAGAACTCGTGATGCTCTATCAGCAAGTTATGAGCAACTACGTTAGTAAGATAGAAGCTATCGAGCAGGAAGAGAAGAAGCTTTGTGAGGCAAAGGTACAGATGGAGATGGATATGCCACATTATAGTGATGCTAACTTCACTATGCGTATGTCTTACGGACAGGTGGGTGGCTATATGATTGGTGGCTTCGATAGTAACTACTACACCACAGCTGAGAGTATTGTTGAGAAGATGAAGAAGGGTAAGAAACTTGAGGACTATAAGGTTGAGCCTATCATGATGGATCTTATGAGTGCTAAGGACTTTGGTCGTTACGCTGATAAGACAACCGGTAAGATGCAGCTTTGCTTCCTTACCAACAATGATATCACTGGTGGTAACTCTGGTTCTCCAATGTTCGATGGTAAGGGTCGCCTTATTGGTCTTGCTTTCGACGGCAACTGGGATAGTCTTTCAAGCGACATCAACTTCGATCGTAAACTTGCACGTTGTATTGGTGTTGACATCCGCTTCGTCCTTTACCTGATGGATAAGTGGGGTCATGCTGACCGCCTTTTGAAGGAAATTAATCCACAGTAA
- a CDS encoding DEAD/DEAH box helicase — protein sequence MKTFEELGVSEEIRRAISELGFENPMPVQEEVIPYLLGNRNDVIALAQTGTGKTAAFGLPLLQRIDTSSKETQAIVLSPTRELCLQIADDLKEFSKYIPHLHIAAVYGGASIDTQIRQLRHGVQIIVATPGRLIDLMHRGKARLDKVRNVVLDEADEMLNMGFQESITEILTGVPEDRNTLLFSATMSRDVERVAKGYLHDYKEIVVGSRNEGAESVNHIYYMVNARDKYLALKRLVDFYPKIYAIVFCRTKVETQEIADKLIKDGYNAEALHGDLSQQQRDLTMQKFRSHLTQILVATDVAARGLDVNDLTHVINYGLPDDIENYTHRSGRTGRAGKKGTSISIIHSREKYKVRNIEREISKEFVDGTLPSPEEICKKQLFKTMDDILKTDVDEDQIAPYMKDINRQFEYIDKEVVIKKIVTATFGRFLEYYKNAQEIEKPSSRSAREDSRGARGEGRGSRSRGPRKPESGYKRLFINLGKADGFYPGEVMQFVNKNVHGKQAVGHIDLLAKQSYIEVPEQDAQKVMQSLDGATYKGRKVRCNDAEEGGHGRSANGRSAGGNGRSAGGRGGYGSRGEGRQESRERKGRSRRQYDENPFGGQHKFKKDDWKELMKGSPAKLKGDEPDFSEEGWARRKPKK from the coding sequence TTGAAGACATTTGAAGAGTTAGGTGTGAGCGAAGAGATTCGTCGCGCCATTAGTGAGCTTGGATTTGAAAATCCAATGCCTGTACAGGAAGAAGTAATCCCTTATTTACTTGGTAATCGTAACGACGTCATCGCACTGGCACAGACTGGTACGGGTAAGACGGCTGCATTCGGTTTGCCTTTGCTGCAACGTATTGATACAAGCAGCAAGGAGACTCAAGCTATTGTGCTGAGTCCTACGCGTGAGCTTTGTTTGCAGATTGCCGATGACTTGAAGGAATTTAGTAAGTATATCCCTCATCTACATATCGCAGCTGTTTATGGCGGTGCGTCTATCGACACACAGATTCGCCAATTGCGCCATGGTGTACAGATTATCGTAGCTACACCGGGTCGTCTGATCGACCTTATGCACCGTGGTAAGGCTCGCCTTGACAAGGTAAGAAACGTTGTTTTGGACGAGGCTGACGAGATGCTGAACATGGGTTTCCAAGAGAGTATCACTGAGATATTGACGGGTGTACCTGAAGATCGTAACACATTATTGTTCTCGGCTACGATGAGTCGTGACGTTGAGCGTGTTGCAAAGGGTTATCTACACGACTATAAAGAGATTGTTGTGGGTAGCCGTAACGAGGGTGCTGAGAGTGTAAACCATATCTATTATATGGTAAACGCACGCGACAAGTACCTTGCATTGAAGCGATTGGTTGACTTCTATCCAAAGATTTATGCGATTGTGTTCTGCCGTACAAAGGTTGAGACACAGGAGATTGCCGATAAATTGATTAAGGACGGATACAATGCCGAGGCGTTGCATGGCGACCTCTCGCAGCAGCAGCGTGACCTTACGATGCAGAAGTTCCGCTCACATCTCACACAGATTCTCGTGGCAACAGACGTTGCAGCACGTGGATTGGATGTGAACGACTTGACACACGTTATCAACTATGGTCTCCCTGATGATATCGAGAACTATACCCACCGCTCTGGCCGTACGGGTCGTGCAGGCAAGAAGGGTACTTCTATCTCGATTATTCACTCACGTGAGAAGTATAAGGTACGTAATATTGAACGCGAAATCAGTAAAGAGTTTGTTGACGGAACACTGCCTTCACCAGAGGAAATCTGCAAGAAGCAGCTGTTTAAGACAATGGATGACATTCTGAAGACAGACGTTGATGAGGACCAGATTGCTCCTTACATGAAGGATATCAACCGCCAGTTTGAGTATATTGATAAGGAGGTTGTCATCAAGAAGATTGTAACTGCAACCTTCGGTCGTTTCCTTGAGTATTATAAGAATGCTCAGGAGATTGAGAAGCCATCGTCACGTAGTGCACGTGAAGATAGCCGTGGCGCAAGAGGTGAAGGCAGAGGAAGCCGCAGCCGTGGACCACGTAAGCCAGAGAGTGGCTACAAGCGACTCTTTATCAACCTCGGTAAGGCAGATGGTTTCTATCCGGGTGAGGTGATGCAGTTTGTCAATAAGAACGTGCATGGCAAGCAGGCAGTAGGCCATATTGACCTCCTTGCTAAGCAGAGCTACATCGAAGTGCCAGAGCAGGACGCTCAGAAGGTGATGCAGTCATTGGACGGTGCAACCTACAAAGGTCGTAAGGTACGTTGTAACGATGCCGAAGAAGGTGGTCACGGTCGTTCGGCTAATGGCCGATCAGCTGGTGGCAATGGTCGCTCTGCAGGTGGACGTGGCGGTTACGGAAGCCGTGGCGAGGGTCGTCAGGAGTCTCGTGAGCGCAAGGGCCGTAGTCGTCGCCAGTATGACGAAAATCCTTTCGGAGGACAGCATAAGTTCAAGAAAGATGATTGGAAGGAACTTATGAAGGGTAGCCCAGCTAAGTTGAAGGGCGATGAACCAGACTTCTCTGAGGAAGGTTGGGCAAGACGCAAACCAAAGAAGTAA